One stretch of Microplitis mediator isolate UGA2020A chromosome 9, iyMicMedi2.1, whole genome shotgun sequence DNA includes these proteins:
- the LOC130675108 gene encoding uncharacterized protein LOC130675108, with product MKTLTIITIVNLEICLLSAQLSTQLNLNEDCDLQTAASMGASASNEGANVEVEGQANLPSCECLKRLDIQGSVSVSTNGINAKGGVSQSGSVIIPGVNCMETETSEDGTDKGYKYIVDIDRTALVTPANIYLYTHYNKDNDSYGKYWDTMETGNDLKINFAKIFVNDDIVYESTNGDKMKPACDHSYPEETPEANIWKIINLLVMDGQDCPIPEGTNYTLPIKMSSVELSFNEPIPCGKYLFDLLLKSPEDKPVLRVHLKWNIEKDSTECTDETHQL from the exons atgaaaactttaACAATAATCACAATAGTAAATTTAGag ATTTGTCTATTGAGTGCACAATTGAGTACTCAACTCAATCTAAATGAGGATTGCGACCTTCAGACAGCAGCCTCTATGGGGGCAAGTGCATCTAATGAGGGAGCGAATGTAGAAGTTGAAGGACAGGCAAATTTACCTTCATGCGAATGTCTGAAGCGTCTAGATATCCAAGGCTCTGTTAGCGTTTCTACAAACGGTATAAATGCAAAGGGGGGCGTCTCTCAATCTGGTTCGGTTATT atccCCGGGGTTAACTGCATGGAAACAGAGACTTCCGAAGATGGAACAGACAAaggatataaatatattgtagACATTGACCGAACTGCTTTAGTCACGCCTGCTAACATCTATTTATACACGCATTATAATAAAGATAACGATTCATATGGTAAATATTGGGATACGATGGAGACAGGAAATGACcttaaaata AACTTTGCCAAGATATTCGTGAATGATGATATTGTTTACGAATCAACGAATGGTGATAAAATGAAACCTGCGTGCGATCATTCATATCCTGAGGAAACTCCTGAAGCCAATAtttggaaaattataaatttgcttGTTATGGACGGCCAAGACTGCCCAATACCAGAA GGGACAAATTATACTCTTCCTATTAAGATGTCATCAGTAGAACTTTCGTTCAATGAACCAATACCGTGCGGTAAATATTTGTTTGATCTTCTTTTAAAGTCACCGGAGGATAAACCTGTACTGAGGGTTCATCTAAAATGGAACATTGAAAAGGATTCAACTGAGTGTACAGATGAGACTCATCAACTTTAA